Within Triticum dicoccoides isolate Atlit2015 ecotype Zavitan chromosome 1B, WEW_v2.0, whole genome shotgun sequence, the genomic segment ACCAATTTCCCGGACTTATTTGCTGAACTCCAATTGTCCCCTCCGtcctctcgccacattaggtggctcgaGGTTGGGGTCCTTACCTGGACGCTTTGGACCGTTCGCAATAAGCTAGTGATCCAGCGTACTCCTCTTCGTCACGCTACTGATGCTCTCTACAAATTctcgggtttcttgcagctttggcggccgcttagccgcctccTGGATCCGGACGCCATCTCTGCCTTCATCGCCGGTCTCCGCTCGATGGCCGTCCGCctgtcgcccccgccgccgccgccgcctccgccggagcctGACTAGATCGCCTGCACTGGGCAGgctttgttttttctctttcttctgggcttgttgagctgtgccctcagcagaaccttaaTAATTTATTGTGGTACTTGGGTGGTGTGTGTGTGGACCTGTTGTGGTTGTATGTCttgtggcggtttgctttatttataaagcggggcgaaagcctttttcggtatgaGGGCAAAAAGATGCAGTTTATACAGATGTACAAGTCATTGATATACTCTATATGCCACCGATATTCTGGTCAATACTCCCCTGGTCAGTTACAGTGACTTACGTTCATAATTGATGTCTGTGATTTTTTCGACAAAGGGTGAATTTATTGGCTCAAATAGGAGCATCAAAAGGATACAAACCCAAAAAGCACACATCCGTcctctgcatagctaggatgcacacagccaacacaaaCGCACGCACATAAAACACGCCggctaatagcaaagtcatataagaccaaagctatgtgtacatgggaaaaataaacccaagatGATCAGATCCGTAATCGGCAAATTACAACAAAGATCATATCCGCACCAATCATCTCATGACATCAAATAGACGGCGaggttcttcaacagcaacgccttcaacAAGGTAGCGACACTCAAGCGTCgccgtcaccggatccaaccaccaaGGCCAGAATCTAGGCTTTCACCCTGAAGAATTAATTCGAACATATCtgaacaatgccttcaacaaggtacgaCGTAAAAACATCGTCATTGCCAGGTATAACTATCATCTGGTCAGACCTAGGCTTTCACCCCAGAGCTCGTGACCAGGTGCTTGATTAACATCACCATCGAAGTCACTCAAGggttgtcgccaccacttttccacaattCCAGTGGTTACATGCACCGACACAACTGCACATCCTCTGCGTCAAGTCATCATCCATAATTTACATCTCACCGCTAAAGTCAACCACTAGATTTCTGAAGATCTTTCGGTGACCATCGCCGTCATGAAACTTTACGAGGTCGCTGCAGCATAGTCTGCATTTACCCCACTCGGTCGAGGACTAGATCATGCATGAACTCGCCAGATCCAGCCGAGCCTGAGGCCACCAGCCAAATCGAACCGAGCCATAGGGCACCAACCAGATCCTCCACGCGGGAGAGCGCCGCATCATCGTCGCCGCGTGGCACAGCGCCAAGCGCCAGGCCGCCATGGACAGGCCACGGCCAGGTCCGTCAGACCAGCCGGCCGAGCCCGCAGCCATCACCCAACGAAGCTGCTGCGCCCCACGGACGAGTAGCGCAGAAGCCCAGCCGCTGCATCTCGCCCAGCCATCCAGGCAACAAGCGCCTCGCCGCAACCTTCTCGCGTCAGATCCAGGCCAACCCCGCCTTCCAGCGCCAGCCGAAGaaagaccccgccgccgccgtcaccggaACTTGCCGTGCTTCGCCGGCCGGCGCATCTGGCGGCGGCGAGATGAGGGGAGGGAATGGAGGAACGACGGTGCGGCGAGAGTTTCGCCCCCCGAGTCGCCAGGAAGCGGGCGACGCGGGGGTGGTAGCAGATCGGTTGGCCATTGATGTCTGGGATAGGAACAAAGGATCCTGTTGGGGAGGTGAGCTGGGCAAACTTTCTAGTCAACCTCCTGAGCCTACGGCAGCTCCTCCATCACAATTAAAAGAACGACTATGACATGCGAGGAAACTTTCTAGTCAAGCTCCTGAGCTTTCAGCAAGCTAGATGCAATTCGTCCAagtcttctttgccgtctgcccaaGGTAAGATATTCAATTGTCAATATCATCATTtccaacttagtttcttttgaagTCGCGTCGAGAAAAAAAGAGTAATATGGCTTCTAATTATCCTCCAGTTACAACCTGTGACATTATTTACCCCATCTAAAAAACCTTGCCCTTTGTTACCACTAGTAGTCTAGTACTTGTGTACTACTACTAGTAAAGGCATGCTGGACTTTGCCCTTTGTGTACTACCTGGGACATATTCTGCAAAGCATGCCGGCCACTACGACGTCCTTCCCTCTACGGTACTTAGACCTCCCGCTCCGTTTGGCAGCTGAAGAAGGCGGATTTCCAATTCCTTCATTgaagacaaggtggcgagcaaattGGTTGCGTATGAGGGGCAGACCATTACTACCATCGGGCGCACGACTTTAGGAAAATCTGTCATCTCCTCACTTGCGGTCTACTTCATCACCTCCTTGGTTGTCCCTCCGTCCATCTTGCAAAATGTGAACAAGCTAGAGCGTGCTTTCCTGTGGTCCGGGTAAGACCACGGGAGCAAAGTGCAAGGTAAATTGGAATATAGTGTGCCGCCCTACGGAGTACGGTGGCCTTGGAGTCCTCAACACCGTCAAGTTTGCTCGCACCTTGCAGCTGAGATGGCCATGGTTTGAATGGACGGAGCCAAATAAGATGTGGGTTGGTTTGGGCAACCCTTGCGACGAGGCGGACATGTCTTTCTTCTATGCCTCAACCACCATCTCTGTGGGGAATGGGGCCAAAACGCCCTTTCGGGAATCCCCGTGGCTGCATGGAGCCAAATCAAAAGATGTTGCTCCCCTAATTTTCGAGGCCTCCATGAGGAAAAATTGGAAGGTGTGTGAGGCCCTCAAAAACAATGCTTGGATTCTCAAGATCAACCCGTCCACGAGCGTCTCCATCAAACACATTCGGCAATTCTTCACCCTTTGGATGCTCTTGCACAACTTCCACCTTGATGAGCTTTCCGAGGATTCCATTATATGGAAGCACACGACCGATGGCTGCTACTCCGCCGCCTCCGCATATCAAGCACAATTCCTCGGGCTGGTTCTCTCCCCCTTGGAGCACATGATTTGAAAGGCTTGGGCGCCTCCAAAGGCAAGGTTCTTCGCATGGTTGGCGACCCAAGATAGAATCTGGACGGCGGATAGGCTCGCCAGGCGGGGTTGGCCGAACTGTTGTGTTTGCCCTCTTTGCAAAACAGAGCAAGAGAGCGGCTCTCATCTTTTCTTCAAGTGTCGTTACACCATCCGCAATTGGGAGATGGTCATTGAGAAATTACAGCTTACGCACTTGGACACCTCTTCATGGCATTTGGAGGCTTCCGTCAAGAGTTGGTGGGAAAATTTGACCGGCACAGGAGTTCCTGACAGAAAGGCGATGGCCTCGATGACTATGCTCGTCTCGTGCACCATCTGGAACGAAAGGAATGCACGAGTCTTCCGGCACAAGTGTGCTCCGCCGGCTATTTTGCTCGCTTCCATTGTCAATGAGGCAAAGCTTTGGGTCGCTGCCGGGGCAAAGAAATTAGGGGCCATTATTTTGCGCGAGTAATCTCTCATGCCGTGTAAGGGTGTCTATTGTAACAAAACCTCTTATCTGCTTAATTAATATGCTTAATTAAtatatcaggcaaatcttttgcctcggtTTAAAAAAAAACTATTAGTAAAGGCCATAATTTTTTCTGTCACCTGATTTGGTTAGCTGGTAATTAAGGGCATTTGGTTGGCTGAGGCAAACCTTTCCTGATGGACTTTTATGCCCTTGTATTTATATTTCCTATACCTATTTTATGCAGGCCATATTTCCATAAAAAGCCTTCCTGAAGAGAGAAGAACATAGACAAGTGTGACCCTTCTCCTTGTGCTCATGGATGGCAGCTGTTACATCGCAGAAGTTCCCCAGTTAGTCCATACTGCTGACTTGCTGAGCAAAGCGAAGacaagtcaccatgatttttccatGGTGTATGAAAAGATCAGCTGATGTGCACTTCCAGGACCAGTCTATATCATCGTGGAATCTTATTTCTTCAGTCTGGAGGTGGAGGTAGTCCATTACCTAACTGATATTTTTCAGCACCTACGGCCATCGACATACAGAACAACAAACACCACCAGCCTACAATTATTCCACCGCCTCCTCCTGCCCTCTGTTCGATTCCCTGGTTATTTAGCACCCTTCGATCGGAGGAACTGAAGATGGAGCTTGCCCTATCTGCAGTAGCAGGTGAACTCGTGAGCCGATTCCTCTCCTTCCTCGCCGACAGGTACCTCCACTCTAGCCACCCGGCACAATGGGAAGAGAAGCATCTGAAGAAGTTGCGGCAGCTGCTCCTGAGAGCTCACACGGTCGTCGAGGAGGCTGATGGAAGATACATCACCAACTCCGGGATGCTGGCGCAGCTCAGCATGCTCGCTGATGCCATGTACCGTGGCTACTGGGCACTAGGTGCGTCCAGGTACATCTCACTCGAAAAGTCTATGGAGGAGGGGGTTGTTCGCAATCCATCTCCTCCCAAACGTTTTCGCATGGTTCATGGAAGTGCTAGAAAGAACAAGGCCACATCCCTCGTTGACTTGCAGGGCGCGTTGGAGAGCTTGGAGGATGTAGTCGCTGGCATGACGGAGTTTGTTGTTCTTTTGGGTGGTTGCGACCGTATGCTGCGTCGACCATACGATGCGTATCTATACAACGACAACATCATGTTCGGACGTCACGCCGAGAAGCAAAAGCTCCTGAACTTCATGTTGTGGCACAACTCTCCTGGTGGTGGTGCGCCGGCTATCCTTCCCATCATCGGTGCTCCTGAAGTCGGGAAGAGGACTCTGGTCGCCCATGTATGCAAGGACGACAGGGTCCGCTCACACTTCTCTTCGATCCTGCACCTGAATGGTGATTCCTTTAGTAGCCTGGTAGACCATGATCGTAGCCTCTTGCCAGGCAAGATACTGGTGGTTGTTGAGCTTGTTTCAGATGTTGACGAGGACGATTGGGCCAAGTTCTGTTCAGCCGTAGCAACAAGCATGGACAATGGAAGCAAGGTGGTCATCATCAGCCGGCTTAAAAGTACAGAGCGACTCGGAACAGTTGAGCCAATCCTTCTCAATACCCTGTCATACGAGGAGTTCAGCTACCTCTTCAAGACACTCGCGTTCGGGAGCGCGAATCCGGCACAGCACCCACGGTTAGCACGGATAGCAGACGACTTGGCCAGGGAGTCCAGGGAATTCCACTCGGAATATTCACTCTGCGATGCAAACATATTGGCTGATTTAATGAGAAGGAATCTGAACAACCGTTTCTGGTTCGGCATGCAGAGCAGGGTGAGAAAGACCGTCGAGAAGAACCTATCCATGTTCGGGGCGCACCCGAGGTTGCTCGCCCAGAGACGCCAGCAGATAGACATTACAGACTTTGTCTTGCATCCTGCTGCTTCTCCACTGTGCATCGTGCCTTCCTATACCAGCGGCAGCAGCCGCACTGAGGTTGTTGTGGGAAGGGAGTTTCTTCCAAGGGTGAGGCTTGGGGATCTTGTGATGGATACTGGAGTTCGTCCACAAGGGGATTTCAATGTGGTTGCGTGGGAATCAAGGTTGCCGCCTTACACCTCATTAGTTCTATTCGTTCCAAATGGAGATGGTGCTCCAGGTGTGGTGGAACAGAGTACTCCCCTGTCTGGGAGGAAGCGTGCAACGGTGCCTTTGTAAGGCCTTTTGATTTGAACGATTCCTACGGGGATTTTGAAGAGTTGGAATCTCAAGTATTCGCTCAATTTACAAATAGATAGTTTAAATATTTACATGGTCTTCAATACATATCTTTTAATCATGGAAACCTTCTAGGAAGTCATGTATTTATGAACTGTAATTTGTGTGTGTAAGatgtttaatttgtaggattgtctcTTAGGGGTTTTATCTAAAGAACCATTTGTATTGCATTACATAGGAAGTTTTTCAATGACCTAAACTTCTTGGAAAATTTTGTTCTTTTggtgcactcgatttttcatcaaccaTTGTGCTGTGTCACTTCCTCTGTCTCAAGTAAGGCAAGATGCTGGGGGGGAGGTGGGGTGGCTCTGGTGCCCGAATGGTATTCTAAGAAATGATCGTGAGACCGCCAACACCTTGGGAGAGCTGATGATGTGAGCATGCTGGCCTGCCGTGCCACCGGGGTCAGCGTACGCGTTCCCCATTTTGTAAGAATGCTGCGAGCAATTTTgggttcttttttttttttgagagatcCAGCAGTTGCTGGCTTTCATATATTAAGCAGAAGAGAGCGGAACAAAGGCGTTATTGCCGTGATCAAGTTATCGCGACAGCATGGGTAGTGGCATGAGTTTAAAACCGGAAATTACAGGCCCTGGGGGACAGGGCCGGGACTTGAAAATATGCTATAGTCTCATCCTGGATCCCCGAGAGGGGTCTCAAAGGCACCGCGCTCCAGCCAGCCTCCAGAGGTCTCTGTCACGGGTGATCGTCGTCACAATTGAGATCACCATTGAGGGCTTGTCGTGGAAACATCTTGCATTGCGCTCCTTCCAGAGGTTCTTGCATTGCTTCTCTCTGCTGGTTAGACATGACTAGATACTGGCAAGTAGCACCTCGATACAACTTTTGTTGCCTGCATAATTAAGGGTTCTTGCAGGCTGCCACAACTTAAAAGAGAAAACATTGTCTGATGGTATACATATTTATGACCCGCCTTTCAATTCACATGCACAACTCCTAAGATCTCACAAAATAGTATTGAAATACGTTGTTACATAAAAATTAGGCAAATAAACCTGGGCGCTTCTTCCCTGAGAAGGATGTTTCAGGCTTGTCATGGACGCAACTCGGCACAGCGTGCACAAGTGAGAAAATGAAGTGTAAGGCGGCAGCCTTGATTCCCATGAAATTAGCCTAAAATCTCCTTTGGGTAAGGCAGCGCGAGCTGCTGCTGATATGAAGTCCCCAAACATAATCCTAGGTAGACCAATACCCTGCTCCTCGGGAACATTAGCCATACCAATAGCAGAGTTTACAATGCCTGATGGAGCAGCAGGAGATAAAATGTAGCGTCCGATTAGGTGCACTGAGTGACCTCGGTTGATTAGGTGTACCGGTTTGCCTCGACTAAGAAGCACCTGCGGGTGGGCACCAAAACAAGATATGTTCTTATTGACAGAGTCTCTGGCACCCTTCAACGTGTACAGCCAGAAATGAGCACTCAAGTTTTTCTGCAGCGCACATTCGCTGAGATGAGTGACCCTCCCAACACCATGGCGAACTCTTCCACCATCGCTGCTAGCCGCGGGTAGTCTGCCGGGTTCGTACTTCCGAATGCGAGTGTCTTGAATAGGTACATGAGTGCAAAAAGATGCAGTTTATACAGACGTATGGTACAAGTCATTGATATACTCTGCAGAGTATATGCCACCGATTTTCCGGTCAATAAACTCGCCTGGTGCACTGGTCAGCTACAGTATCTCACGTTCACTTTCTAGTCAACCTCCTGAGGCTACGGCAGCTGCTCCATCACAGTTCAAAGAACGACTATGATATGCGAGGAAACTTTCTAGTCAAGATCCTGAGCTTTCAGCAAGCTAGATGCAATTCGTAAGGTGTTCTTTGCCATACTTGGTTTTCTAGACTGCCGTCTGCCTAAGGTAATACTACAGTATCTTCATTTCCAACTTGCTTAATTAGTTTCATTTGAAGACGTGTCGAGGAAAAAAGAGTAAATTCCACTTCCTTTTAtcttgtactctctccgttcctaaatatttgtctttctagagaaatcaacaaatgactacatacggagcaaaatgagtgaatctacactctaaaatatgtctatatatatccatatgtgatagtccatttgaaatctttaaaaagacaaatattcagggacggagggagtactagctaggACCTGTAACATTGTTTACCCTATCTGAAAAATCTTGCCCTTTGTTACCACTAGTAGTCTATGTAAGGAATAAGCATGACATCGTGTACGTCTCAAGTACGTGTCCGTGTAGTGCTAGAACTCCTAGCCGACTAGGTTAGCTAAAGTAGCTGGCttagtagtatatatatatacacgtaccCCTGTAATCTGTACAACAACGAAAAGATTCAAAGCAATATAGAAAAGCAAGGCTCGATACGAGCCTTTGGCTATCCATCGATTCGTTCATGTTCGTGAGTTCTGCTGAGAGAGTTGATCGATCTAAGTCGCCGGTCGCCAACTTGAAGCTAGCCCAGGTCGTGCGTGTCCTGTGGATCAATCAAGCAGCCAGCCTGCTTGCTTGATAGTTTACACGTACGTGTGCTGCTACTCGGGTGATTTGATCTACAAGATCAAAAGCCAACAGTCTAGTACTTGTGTATACTACTATTAGTTTGTCACCTGACTTGGTTAGCTGGTAATTAAGGGCATTTGGTTGGCTGAGGCAAACCTTTCCTGATGGACTTTTGTGCCCttgtatttatatttccttatacctaTTTTATGCAGGCCATATTGCCATAAAAGGCCTTCCTGAAGAGAGAAGAACATAGTCAAGTGTGACCCTTCTCCTTGTGCTCATGGATGGCAGTTGTTACATCGCAGAAGTTCCCCAGTTAGTCCATACTGCTGACTTGCTGAGCAAAGCAAAGacaagtcaccatgatttttccatGGTCTATGAAAAAGGATCACCTAACGTGTGCTTCCAGGACCAGTCTAGATCATCGTGGAATCTTATTTGTTCACAATCTGGACTCTGGAGATGGAGGTAGTCCATTACCTAACTGATATTTTTCAGCACCTACGGCCATCGACATACAGAACAACAAACACCACCAGCCTGCTGGCCTGCCGCACCACCGAGGTCAGCGCACGGTTCCCCATCTTATTAGAACTGCAAGTAATTTTGGGTCCTTGCATTCGTTCTCTCTTCTGGTCAGATACGACTAGAAACTGGCAAGTAGCAACGTCCTAGAATTTTGTTGCGTGACTTGGTCAGCACATATGCTCTCACTTGGTTAGCTCGTGATTAAGGGCATTTGCTGAACTAACCTTTTTCTGATGGACTTCTATGCACTGGCATTTTCATTTCTTATACCCATTTTATTCAGGCCATATATTGCCATAACAAGCCTTCCTGAAGGGAGACGAACACGGTGTGATGGTCTAGACAAATTAAAATTATGACCCGCCTTCAATTGGCATGCTTCACTGGATGCACAACTCCTAAGGTCTCACAAAATACTACTCAAATACACGGATACATCATTACATAAAAGTTAGGCAAATAGACCCGGACGCTTCTTCCCTGACAAGGTTGTTTCGGTTTTACCATTGGGGCGGCTTGGAACAGAGTGCACCAAGTGAATAAATGGTGTGCAAGGCGGTAGCCTTGATTCCCATGAAATTAGCCTAAAATCTCCTTTGGGTAAGACAAGGTGACCTGCTGCTGATATTAAGTCCCCAAACATAATCCTAGGTAGACCATCTTCCGGAGCATTAGCCATACCGATAGCACAGTCTAGAACGCGCGATGGAGCAGCAGGAGTCAAAATGTTGCCGCCGATTAGGTGCACTGGGTGACCACGATTCAGAAGCACCTGTGGATGGGCGCCGAAACAAGAAATGTTCGCCTTCACCATATCTCTGACCGCGTTCAACCTGTACATCCAGAAACGGGCACCCAGATTTTTCCTCAGTGCATCTGCAAGCACATTTGCTAAGATGAGTGACCCTCCCAACACCATGACAAACTCTTCCACCATCGCGAATAATCGAGGATAATCTGTCGGGTTCGCACTTCCGAATGCGAGTATCTTGAACAGGTATCTGAACTCTTCTAATGCCAGACATTTCAGGGATATAGGTTTAACAGTTCCAAACTTCTCTAGCTCTGCGAATCGACCTACGATCATCACCTTGCTTCCTCTGTCCATGTTCATAAAAAACTTATGGAACATTGTCCAGTCATCTTCATCTATATATGAAACAAACTCAATAACTACCAGTATCCTCCCTAACAATTTTTCATGGTCTGTCATTCTGAATAGTTCATCTCCATTCAGGTGCAAAATCACAGAAAAGTGAGAACGCACCCtctcatcattgcatacatgaaccACAAGAGTTTTCTTCCCAACTCCAGCGTCACCAATGATTGGAAGCACGGCCGGAGAACCAGGAGTGTTGTGGTCGAGCAAGAACCTGATGATCTGCTGCTTCTGACATGGCGACCAAACATGAAGTTATCGATGTAAAGATATGCATCATAGGGTCTACGGGAGATGCGCTCGCATCCCCCCAAAAGCACGACAAACTCCGCCATGTTAGCAACACTAGCCTCTAGGTTCTGCAGCGCACTTTGCAACTCTGGTTCGAGAACCTTATTTGTTCCACGAGTACCGATTGTGCGAGAACGTTTGTAAGGAGTAGAAACAGGTAAGGCGAATGCGTCACATACCAATTCCTCAGCAACATCTTTGTGTTTTCCGTACTTGATGGTGTCAAGCGCATGGTGGCCTTGGTACATGGCTGCTGCTAGGGTCTTCAGCTGTATGAGCATACAAGAGTTGGTGATGTACCGCGAGTCTGCCTCCTCGACGACCATGCCAACTCTCAGCAAGAGGTGTTGCAGCCTCTCCACCTTCTCCTCCAAGCACGCGTGATCTGCGTACTTGTTCATCAGGAAAGAGATGAAACGGTTCGAGAGATCACCTGCGACAGCGGCTATGACAAGATCCATCTTGAGATGTTCTAAGGTAGGTGGTTTATGAGGGCAAAAAGATGCAGTTTATGTATAGACGCACGGTATTGTCATTGATATACTCTGTATATATTCAACCGATATTCCGGTCAATAAACTCCCGTGGTCAGGTACGATGTCTGCGTTCACAGTTGATGTCTGGGACAGGAACCTGTTTTATAGTGACAGGTGAGCGGCTATTTTGCCCGCTGTTGGGAGGCCGGTGAGATGGACATAATTTCTAGTCAACCTTCTGAGCCTACGGCTGCTGCTGCATCACAGGAAAAAGAAAGACTATGGCATGGGAGGAAACTTCTGAGCTTTCAGCAAGCTAGATGCAATTCGTCGAGGTCTTGTCCAGACTGCGGTCTGCCTTTTGACGGTAATACATTCATGTCGCTATTTTTATTTCCAACTTACTTGGTTCCTTTTAAAGGCACGTTGAGGGGGAAAAAAGAgtaatcttcacttccttttatttCCAATTTACTTAGTTTCTTGCCCTTTCTTACCGCTAGTAGTCTACTACTACTATTAGTAAAGGCAATGAATTTTTTGTTGCATGACTTagttaattagtactccctccgccccaaaataagtgtctcaaacttagtacaactttgtactaaagctagtacaaagttgagacatttttttaaaaaatcaccACGGGGAGCTCCCCACCTGAATATTAAGAACAGTAAAACTGAACCCTTTCCAAGCCTTCTCACGCACCCATAGATTTAGGCCGTCGGATCGCGCATATCAGCCGTCACTGGCCGTCCAAGGCACTTTTTCTCCCGCATGGGCTGATACTGGGCCGGTTCGGTTTGTCCTTGGGCAGCTATTCCCGTGGCCGAATCCAAAGCTTCTCGTTCGCTGACATTCTCCAACGTTGGATGCCGAACGAATGAACTTGATTCTGCTTTGCCCCCTGAAAAAAAAGGATTCTGTTGTGGGTCTTCGCAGCCCCCATCCACTTCCCCTCCCCTTCCCGCACACGCCTCGCACTTCCACACCCCCGACCCCTCAGGTGCGCCACCTCTGCCATTGTCACCGGCTCACCGCGGAGAGAGAA encodes:
- the LOC119348892 gene encoding putative disease resistance protein RGA3; its protein translation is MELALSAVAGELVSRFLSFLADRYLHSSHPAQWEEKHLKKLRQLLLRAHTVVEEADGRYITNSGMLAQLSMLADAMYRGYWALGASRYISLEKSMEEGVVRNPSPPKRFRMVHGSARKNKATSLVDLQGALESLEDVVAGMTEFVVLLGGCDRMLRRPYDAYLYNDNIMFGRHAEKQKLLNFMLWHNSPGGGAPAILPIIGAPEVGKRTLVAHVCKDDRVRSHFSSILHLNGDSFSSLVDHDRSLLPGKILVVVELVSDVDEDDWAKFCSAVATSMDNGSKVVIISRLKSTERLGTVEPILLNTLSYEEFSYLFKTLAFGSANPAQHPRLARIADDLARESREFHSEYSLCDANILADLMRRNLNNRFWFGMQSRVRKTVEKNLSMFGAHPRLLAQRRQQIDITDFVLHPAASPLCIVPSYTSGSSRTEVVVGREFLPRVRLGDLVMDTGVRPQGDFNVVAWESRLPPYTSLVLFVPNGDGAPGVVEQSTPLSGRKRATVPL